The Halosimplex litoreum genome has a window encoding:
- a CDS encoding 5-methyltetrahydropteroyltriglutamate--homocysteine methyltransferase, whose protein sequence is MTQVRSTTPGLFPVPDWAKDELANLKGRQKGGLVSGDESAEISDAYDRAREEVVGLQTDAGLDLVVEGQLRWDDMLTHPLAVADAVETRGIVRYFDNNNFYREPVVTGDLSATGDVATDLEATAELTDESLNAVLPGPYTLSQLATDEHYGDEAAFLSALADFLAAEAERFPEVETLFLLEPSLLESAPDDGADERASEAIDTVAGAAEADVVAHTYWESHRGDGGIDEKVYAHLMDADVDAVGFDFVANHEDNAYVISEYGAKDDIALGIVDGQNTLVEEPSEIAERVEWTLDNAHGVDFETAYATINTPTFYLPSGRFEQKLAALGAVERAEVTA, encoded by the coding sequence ATGACACAGGTACGCTCGACGACGCCCGGCCTGTTTCCGGTACCGGACTGGGCGAAGGACGAACTCGCGAACTTGAAGGGCCGACAGAAAGGCGGGCTGGTCTCCGGTGACGAGAGCGCCGAGATCAGCGACGCTTACGACCGAGCACGCGAGGAGGTCGTCGGCCTCCAGACCGACGCCGGCCTCGATCTGGTCGTCGAGGGCCAGCTCCGGTGGGACGACATGCTCACCCACCCGCTGGCGGTCGCCGACGCCGTCGAGACCCGCGGGATCGTCCGCTACTTCGACAACAACAACTTCTATCGAGAGCCCGTCGTGACCGGCGACCTCTCGGCCACGGGCGACGTGGCCACCGACCTCGAAGCGACCGCCGAGCTCACGGACGAGAGCCTCAACGCCGTCCTCCCCGGCCCGTACACGCTGAGCCAGCTCGCGACGGACGAGCACTACGGCGACGAGGCCGCCTTCCTCTCGGCGCTGGCCGACTTCCTCGCCGCCGAGGCCGAGCGGTTCCCCGAAGTCGAGACGCTGTTCCTGCTGGAACCCTCGCTGCTGGAGTCGGCGCCCGACGACGGCGCCGACGAGCGCGCCAGCGAGGCCATCGACACGGTCGCGGGGGCCGCCGAGGCCGACGTGGTCGCCCACACCTACTGGGAGTCCCACAGGGGCGACGGCGGTATCGACGAGAAGGTGTACGCCCATCTCATGGACGCCGACGTCGACGCGGTCGGCTTCGACTTCGTCGCCAACCACGAGGACAACGCCTACGTGATCAGCGAGTACGGTGCCAAAGACGACATCGCGCTGGGGATCGTCGACGGGCAGAACACGCTCGTCGAGGAGCCTTCGGAGATCGCCGAACGCGTCGAGTGGACGCTCGACAACGCCCACGGCGTCGACTTCGAGACGGCCTACGCGACGATCAACACGCCGACGTTCTACCTGCCCTCCGGCAGGTTCGAGCAGAAGCTGGCGGCGCTTGGCGCCGTCGAGCGCGCGGAGGTGACGGCATGA
- a CDS encoding HemK2/MTQ2 family protein methyltransferase: MTEDRSEADEADSDESAGKPGLAAQRDVEQVYQPAEDSKLLADAVVERVGEGDRALDVGTGSGYVAARLREAGADAVGADLNPHACRQAAEAGMPVVRADLTGAFRDRAFDVVTFNPPYLPTEAEQEWDDWMERALSGGENGRAAIDPFLDDVSRVLTPDGAAYLLVSSLTDPDAVRERATENGLASEEVASESHPFETLLVMRFALDD; this comes from the coding sequence ATGACCGAGGACCGGTCAGAAGCGGACGAGGCGGACAGTGACGAATCCGCCGGCAAGCCGGGACTGGCCGCCCAGCGCGACGTGGAGCAGGTGTACCAGCCCGCCGAGGACTCGAAGCTGCTGGCCGACGCCGTCGTCGAGCGCGTCGGCGAGGGCGACCGGGCGCTGGACGTGGGCACCGGCTCGGGCTACGTGGCCGCGCGGCTGCGCGAGGCGGGCGCCGACGCGGTCGGTGCGGATCTCAATCCCCACGCCTGTCGGCAGGCCGCCGAAGCCGGGATGCCGGTCGTCCGGGCCGATCTGACGGGGGCATTCCGGGACCGGGCGTTCGACGTGGTGACGTTCAATCCGCCGTATCTCCCGACCGAGGCCGAACAAGAATGGGACGACTGGATGGAGCGAGCGCTGTCGGGCGGCGAGAACGGCCGCGCGGCCATCGATCCGTTCTTAGACGACGTATCGCGGGTGCTCACTCCGGACGGGGCGGCCTATCTACTGGTGAGTTCGCTCACAGATCCCGACGCGGTGCGCGAGCGGGCGACCGAGAACGGACTCGCGAGCGAGGAGGTCGCGAGCGAGTCACACCCCTTCGAGACGCTGCTGGTGATGCGGTTCGCGCTCGACGACTGA
- a CDS encoding 16S ribosomal RNA methyltransferase A codes for MNGEHTREGDADSDSEPETGTRDPDALLRRAGVRGDPNRDQHFLVDDRVLDRLPEYATEADVDLSHVLEIGAGTGALTDRLLAAGERVTAIERDPGLAAFLREEFAPEIEAGALTVVEGDALEVELPEFTASISNLPYGPSSELAFRLLPEKRPLVLMFQREFAERMAAEPGTDDYGRLSVTAGHYADAEVVEPVPKEAFSPPPAVQSAVVRTTPSDPDYEVDDEDFFMAFLKAVFTQRRKTMRNAVRNTAHISGLGDPDAVVEAADEGLMSARAGNVTPAEFADLATLAYEVGDPGEPQ; via the coding sequence ATGAACGGCGAGCACACGCGAGAGGGAGACGCCGACAGCGACAGTGAACCCGAAACGGGAACGCGCGACCCCGACGCGCTGCTCCGGCGGGCGGGCGTCCGCGGTGACCCGAACCGCGACCAGCACTTCCTGGTCGACGACCGGGTGCTGGACCGACTACCCGAGTACGCCACGGAGGCCGACGTCGACCTCTCGCACGTCCTGGAGATCGGTGCCGGGACCGGCGCGCTGACCGACCGCCTGCTCGCCGCGGGCGAGCGGGTGACGGCTATCGAGCGCGATCCCGGCCTGGCCGCGTTCCTCCGCGAGGAGTTTGCCCCCGAGATCGAAGCGGGGGCCCTCACCGTCGTCGAGGGTGACGCGCTCGAAGTCGAGTTACCCGAGTTCACCGCCTCGATCTCGAATCTCCCCTACGGCCCGTCCAGCGAGCTGGCCTTCCGCCTGCTCCCGGAGAAGCGACCGCTCGTGCTCATGTTCCAGCGGGAGTTCGCCGAGCGGATGGCCGCCGAGCCGGGGACCGACGACTACGGCCGGCTGTCGGTGACGGCGGGCCACTACGCCGACGCCGAGGTGGTCGAACCCGTCCCCAAAGAAGCGTTCTCGCCGCCGCCCGCGGTCCAGAGCGCGGTGGTGCGGACGACGCCCAGCGATCCCGACTACGAGGTCGACGACGAGGACTTTTTCATGGCCTTCCTGAAGGCCGTGTTCACCCAGCGTCGGAAGACCATGCGCAACGCCGTCCGGAACACCGCCCACATCTCCGGGCTGGGCGACCCCGACGCGGTGGTCGAGGCCGCCGACGAAGGCCTGATGAGCGCCCGCGCCGGCAACGTCACGCCCGCGGAGTTCGCGGACCTGGCGACGCTGGCGTACGAGGTCGGCGACCCCGGCGAGCCCCAATGA
- a CDS encoding DUF655 domain-containing protein, which translates to MSDTERSDGDPGGPTAIVLDFLAHGRTEDDRPQYQKQPLAYALGREDFRLFEVVLGPDAGVSIGDDLVVDRAADAIERTGEVEYEDLTGGAQSELDYAVEDLVDEEERRFVDFYNDAQPITLRLHQLNLLPGIGKKLRNSILDERKRGPFESFDDLGERVEGLHNPREVVVERILEEIREDDLKYRTFARRDEE; encoded by the coding sequence ATGAGCGACACCGAGCGCAGCGACGGCGATCCTGGGGGGCCGACGGCGATCGTCCTCGACTTTCTCGCCCACGGTCGGACCGAGGACGACCGGCCGCAGTATCAGAAACAACCGCTCGCATACGCGCTCGGGCGCGAGGACTTCCGCCTGTTCGAGGTGGTCCTCGGGCCCGACGCCGGCGTGTCGATCGGCGACGACCTGGTCGTCGATCGGGCGGCCGACGCCATCGAACGCACCGGCGAGGTCGAGTACGAGGACCTGACCGGGGGCGCCCAGTCGGAACTAGACTACGCCGTCGAGGACCTCGTCGACGAGGAGGAGCGGCGGTTCGTCGACTTCTACAACGACGCCCAGCCGATCACCCTGCGACTCCACCAGCTGAACCTCCTGCCCGGAATCGGCAAGAAGCTCCGGAACTCGATCCTCGACGAGCGCAAGCGCGGTCCCTTCGAGAGCTTCGACGATCTGGGCGAGCGCGTCGAGGGGCTGCACAACCCCCGCGAGGTCGTCGTCGAGCGTATCCTGGAGGAGATCCGCGAGGACGACCTCAAGTATCGCACCTTCGCCCGCCGGGACGAGGAATGA
- a CDS encoding RNA polymerase Rpb4 family protein, which translates to MTIFKEKVGEEYLTVAETKAVLEELERERAADEDREMRYELARAIEHVNRFAVLDPEESREFVAELQELEKVDEPTAYKIANLRPRDRDELRSIYAQERFTLSGDELDAILEVVAKYA; encoded by the coding sequence ATGACGATCTTCAAAGAGAAGGTCGGCGAAGAGTACCTGACGGTCGCCGAGACCAAGGCGGTCCTCGAGGAGCTCGAGCGCGAGCGGGCCGCCGACGAGGACCGGGAGATGCGCTACGAGCTCGCGCGAGCCATCGAGCACGTCAACCGCTTCGCCGTCCTCGACCCCGAGGAGTCCCGCGAGTTCGTCGCCGAGCTGCAGGAACTGGAGAAGGTCGACGAACCGACCGCCTACAAGATCGCGAACCTCCGCCCCCGAGATCGGGACGAGCTACGGTCGATCTACGCACAGGAGCGCTTTACCCTCTCGGGCGACGAACTCGACGCCATCCTCGAAGTCGTCGCCAAGTACGCCTGA
- a CDS encoding 50S ribosomal protein L21e: protein MPNSNGPQKKTRKKLRNDPRDSGTSPPQRAVTEYETGEKVHLKIDPSVPDGRYHPRFDGRTGEIVGEQGSAYKIAVTDGSVEKTLIVKPAHLRSQA, encoded by the coding sequence ATGCCTAACTCCAACGGACCCCAGAAGAAGACGCGCAAGAAGCTCCGCAACGACCCTCGAGACAGCGGTACGTCCCCGCCCCAGCGCGCGGTCACCGAGTACGAGACCGGTGAGAAAGTCCACCTGAAGATCGACCCGAGCGTCCCGGACGGGCGCTACCACCCGCGCTTCGACGGTCGGACCGGCGAGATCGTCGGTGAACAGGGCTCTGCCTACAAGATAGCCGTTACCGACGGCAGTGTCGAGAAGACGCTGATCGTCAAGCCCGCCCACCTCCGCAGCCAGGCATGA
- a CDS encoding elongation factor 1-beta, with protein MGKVAAQIKVMPQNPEIDLDALQERLEASLPEGAKINGFERDDVAFGLVALLPTVVVPDEAGGTEAVEEAFSGVEGVESVEVGDVGRL; from the coding sequence ATGGGGAAAGTCGCTGCCCAGATCAAGGTCATGCCGCAGAACCCCGAGATCGACCTCGACGCGCTCCAGGAGCGCCTCGAAGCGTCGCTGCCCGAGGGCGCGAAGATCAACGGCTTCGAGCGCGACGACGTGGCCTTCGGCCTCGTCGCCCTGCTCCCGACCGTCGTCGTCCCGGACGAGGCCGGCGGCACCGAGGCCGTCGAAGAGGCCTTCTCCGGCGTCGAGGGCGTCGAAAGCGTCGAAGTCGGCGACGTCGGTCGCCTGTAA
- a CDS encoding HVO_2753 family zinc finger protein — MSESQQKRQQKCVSCGINIAGTNAAAFKCPDCGQQIYRCAKCRKQSNLYECPDCGFMGP; from the coding sequence ATGAGCGAGAGCCAACAGAAACGCCAGCAAAAGTGCGTTTCGTGCGGCATCAACATCGCCGGCACGAACGCCGCCGCGTTCAAGTGTCCCGACTGCGGCCAGCAGATCTACCGCTGCGCGAAGTGCCGCAAGCAGAGCAACCTCTACGAGTGCCCGGACTGCGGGTTCATGGGGCCGTAA
- a CDS encoding FAD-dependent oxidoreductase, whose amino-acid sequence MDDTEVAVVAVESVGEDAIAIDFETPEGFDAQPGQFVKVALDGVEEARFYTISSPDVAGTFEITVGIDPEGEVGPELADLAAGDTVTVSGPYGDAYYEGEDRVLVLAGGPGVGPAIGIAERALDEGGEAAIVYRDAAPIHDDRLTELNERGASVAVVAPSSPLASSVEPELTDDTQVFVYGFADFLDDATAAVEAAGGDPEDAKVENFG is encoded by the coding sequence ATGGACGACACCGAAGTCGCCGTCGTCGCGGTCGAGTCGGTCGGCGAGGACGCTATCGCCATCGATTTCGAGACGCCAGAGGGGTTCGACGCCCAGCCCGGGCAGTTCGTGAAGGTCGCCCTCGACGGCGTCGAGGAGGCGCGCTTCTACACGATCTCCTCGCCGGACGTAGCGGGGACGTTCGAGATCACCGTCGGCATCGACCCCGAGGGCGAGGTCGGCCCGGAACTCGCCGACCTGGCCGCCGGCGACACCGTCACCGTCTCGGGCCCGTACGGCGACGCCTACTACGAGGGCGAGGATCGGGTCCTCGTGCTCGCGGGCGGGCCCGGCGTCGGTCCGGCGATCGGGATCGCCGAGCGAGCGCTCGACGAGGGCGGCGAGGCCGCCATCGTCTACCGCGACGCCGCGCCGATCCACGACGACCGGCTGACGGAGCTGAACGAGCGCGGGGCCTCCGTGGCCGTCGTCGCACCGTCGTCGCCACTCGCGTCGTCGGTCGAACCGGAGCTGACCGACGACACGCAGGTGTTCGTCTACGGCTTCGCCGACTTCCTCGACGACGCGACGGCTGCCGTGGAAGCCGCGGGCGGGGACCCCGAGGACGCGAAAGTCGAGAACTTCGGGTAG
- a CDS encoding 2-oxoacid:acceptor oxidoreductase subunit alpha has product MPEDLNWAIGGEAGDGIDSTGKIFAQALSRAGRHVFTSKDFASRIRGGYTAYKVRTSVDRVESVVDRLDILIALTERTIDENMDELHEGSVIIYDGERSTMQDVEVPDGMIGLSVPLQRLAEDAGGAIMANVVALGAACEVAQFPIENLDESLNKRFGDKGEAIVENNKEAARLGQQHVQEEYDHDFDYDIETTDEDYVLLNGDEAIGMGAIAAGCRFYSGYPITPATDVMEYMTGRVEQYGGKVVQAEDELSAINMALGAARAGARAMTATSGPGIDLMTETFGLVATTETPLVICDVMRSGPSTGMPTKQEQGDLNMTLYGGHGEIPRFVVAPTSVSECFWKTVEAFNYAEKYQTPVYLVSDLALAVTEQTFPPEVFDMDEVEIDRGKVVDEDEVDSWLDERGRFQAHFPSADGVSPRAFPGTTDGAHMTTGLEHDELGRRTEEEAVRLEQVEKRQRKVETAKEQEEWDYREFGDSEADTLVISWGSNEGAMREALGFLEERGHDVRFISVPYIFPRPDLSAEIEAADDVIVVECNATGQFADVIEHDVLERVQRVNKYNGVRFKADELATEIENTLTGADAGATEVEAE; this is encoded by the coding sequence ATGCCCGAGGACCTGAACTGGGCCATCGGCGGTGAAGCCGGTGATGGGATCGACTCTACCGGGAAGATCTTCGCACAGGCACTCTCGCGTGCCGGCCGTCACGTCTTCACCTCGAAGGACTTCGCGTCACGGATCCGGGGCGGATACACCGCCTACAAGGTCCGGACGTCCGTCGACCGCGTCGAGAGCGTCGTCGACAGACTCGACATCCTGATCGCGCTCACCGAGCGTACGATCGACGAGAACATGGACGAACTGCACGAGGGCAGCGTTATCATCTACGACGGTGAACGCTCCACGATGCAGGACGTCGAAGTTCCCGACGGGATGATCGGCCTGTCCGTGCCGCTGCAGCGACTCGCCGAGGACGCCGGCGGCGCCATCATGGCGAACGTCGTCGCCCTGGGCGCGGCCTGCGAAGTGGCGCAGTTCCCCATCGAGAACCTGGACGAATCACTGAACAAGCGTTTCGGCGACAAGGGCGAGGCCATCGTCGAGAACAACAAGGAGGCCGCCCGCCTGGGCCAGCAGCACGTCCAGGAGGAGTACGACCACGACTTCGACTACGACATCGAGACCACCGACGAGGACTACGTCCTGCTGAACGGCGACGAGGCCATCGGCATGGGCGCCATCGCCGCCGGTTGTCGCTTCTACTCTGGCTACCCGATCACGCCCGCGACCGACGTCATGGAGTACATGACCGGCCGCGTCGAGCAGTACGGCGGCAAGGTCGTTCAGGCCGAGGACGAGCTCTCCGCCATCAACATGGCCCTGGGCGCCGCTCGCGCAGGTGCACGCGCCATGACGGCCACCTCGGGCCCCGGTATCGACCTGATGACAGAGACGTTCGGGCTCGTCGCGACCACGGAGACGCCGCTGGTCATCTGTGACGTGATGCGCTCCGGTCCCTCGACCGGGATGCCGACCAAGCAGGAGCAGGGCGACCTCAACATGACGCTGTACGGCGGCCACGGCGAGATCCCGCGGTTCGTCGTCGCGCCCACGTCGGTCTCGGAGTGTTTCTGGAAGACCGTCGAGGCGTTCAACTACGCCGAGAAGTATCAGACACCCGTCTATCTGGTCTCGGACCTCGCGCTCGCGGTCACCGAGCAGACGTTCCCGCCGGAAGTGTTCGACATGGACGAGGTCGAGATCGACCGCGGCAAGGTCGTCGACGAGGACGAGGTCGACTCCTGGCTCGACGAGCGCGGCCGCTTCCAGGCGCACTTCCCGTCCGCCGACGGCGTCAGCCCGCGGGCGTTCCCGGGCACGACCGACGGCGCGCACATGACTACCGGCCTCGAACACGACGAGCTCGGGCGCCGGACCGAGGAGGAGGCGGTCCGCCTCGAACAGGTCGAGAAGCGCCAGCGGAAGGTCGAGACCGCCAAGGAACAGGAGGAGTGGGACTACCGCGAGTTCGGCGACAGCGAGGCCGACACGCTCGTCATCTCGTGGGGCTCCAACGAGGGCGCCATGCGCGAGGCCCTCGGATTCCTCGAGGAGCGCGGCCACGACGTGCGCTTCATCTCGGTGCCCTACATCTTCCCGCGGCCCGATCTCTCCGCGGAGATCGAGGCGGCCGACGACGTGATCGTCGTCGAGTGTAACGCCACCGGGCAGTTCGCCGACGTCATCGAGCACGACGTGCTCGAGCGCGTCCAGCGGGTCAACAAGTACAACGGCGTGCGATTCAAGGCCGACGAACTCGCAACGGAGATCGAGAACACACTCACGGGCGCCGACGCCGGCGCCACGGAGGTGGAGGCAGAATGA
- a CDS encoding 2-oxoacid:ferredoxin oxidoreductase subunit beta produces the protein MSSDVRFTDFKSDKQPTWCPGCGDFGTMNGMMKALAETGNDPDNTFVVAGIGCSGKIGTYMHSYALHGVHGRALPVGIGVKLANPNLEVMVAGGDGDGYSIGAGHFVHAVRRNVDMSYVVMDNRIYGLTKGQASPTSRQDFETSTTPEGPQMPPVNPLALALASGATFIAQSFSSDAQRHAEIIQKAVEHDGFGFVNTYSPCVTFNDVDTYDYFRDSIVDLDEEDHDPHDREAAKQKILEGDKEYMGVIYQDDDSVPWEKREGIDQDMSDIPDGAPEDAMDLVREFY, from the coding sequence ATGAGCTCCGACGTTCGATTCACAGACTTCAAATCCGACAAGCAACCGACCTGGTGTCCCGGCTGCGGCGACTTCGGGACGATGAACGGCATGATGAAGGCCCTCGCCGAGACGGGCAACGACCCCGACAACACGTTCGTGGTCGCCGGCATCGGGTGTTCCGGCAAGATCGGCACCTACATGCACAGCTACGCGCTCCACGGTGTCCACGGCCGCGCCCTGCCCGTCGGCATCGGCGTCAAGCTCGCCAACCCGAACCTCGAAGTGATGGTCGCGGGCGGCGACGGCGACGGCTACTCCATCGGCGCGGGCCACTTCGTCCACGCCGTCCGCCGCAACGTCGACATGTCCTACGTCGTCATGGACAACCGCATCTACGGCCTCACCAAGGGCCAGGCGTCGCCGACCAGCCGCCAGGACTTCGAGACCTCGACGACCCCCGAGGGCCCGCAGATGCCCCCGGTCAACCCGCTCGCGCTCGCGCTCGCGTCCGGAGCGACGTTCATCGCACAGTCGTTCTCCTCGGACGCCCAGCGCCACGCCGAGATCATCCAGAAAGCCGTCGAACACGACGGCTTCGGGTTCGTCAACACCTACTCGCCCTGCGTGACGTTCAACGACGTCGACACCTACGACTACTTCCGCGACTCCATCGTCGACCTCGACGAGGAGGACCACGACCCCCACGACCGCGAGGCGGCCAAGCAGAAGATCCTCGAGGGCGACAAGGAGTACATGGGCGTCATCTACCAGGACGACGACTCCGTCCCGTGGGAGAAACGCGAGGGCATCGACCAGGACATGTCCGACATCCCCGACGGCGCCCCCGAAGACGCGATGGACCTCGTTCGCGAGTTTTACTAA
- a CDS encoding DUF4129 domain-containing protein → MLDVQRLGTALVALLALVALAGAAGTFGAVEGPALSGGGTPTGPATPTEVPPPTGAPGGAADSEVRRADTPTTAAADDSGGVSPFVVPAVGGSLLAVGLLVVFLTGHDDRAPAAPEEGSEGEGPTPAVSPSYDSHDENAVTRAWRRLHDRSDAEETATPGDVAARALDRGLPGDAVATITDRFRVVRYGGESAEGDRGEPAVEAAATIDSGDETDGPPAESDAADAEPADCDSTDGR, encoded by the coding sequence GTGCTCGACGTGCAGCGGCTCGGCACCGCACTCGTCGCCCTCCTCGCCCTGGTCGCGCTCGCGGGAGCCGCGGGCACGTTCGGCGCAGTCGAGGGCCCCGCACTGTCCGGTGGCGGGACGCCGACGGGACCGGCGACGCCCACCGAGGTGCCGCCGCCGACCGGCGCACCGGGTGGCGCGGCCGATTCCGAGGTCCGGCGGGCCGACACTCCGACGACGGCCGCGGCGGACGACTCCGGCGGCGTCTCGCCGTTCGTCGTCCCCGCCGTCGGCGGCTCGCTGCTGGCGGTCGGCCTGCTCGTCGTCTTCCTGACCGGGCACGACGACCGGGCGCCCGCTGCTCCCGAAGAGGGATCCGAGGGCGAGGGCCCGACACCGGCCGTCTCGCCGTCGTACGACTCGCACGACGAGAACGCGGTCACGCGGGCGTGGCGCCGACTCCACGACCGGTCGGACGCCGAGGAGACGGCGACGCCCGGTGACGTGGCGGCGCGGGCACTCGACCGCGGCCTGCCGGGAGACGCGGTCGCGACGATCACCGACCGGTTCCGCGTGGTCAGATACGGCGGGGAGTCGGCCGAGGGCGACCGCGGAGAACCCGCCGTCGAGGCCGCCGCAACGATCGATTCGGGGGACGAGACGGACGGTCCGCCCGCCGAGTCCGACGCGGCCGACGCCGAACCGGCCGACTGCGACTCGACCGACGGTCGGTAA
- a CDS encoding DUF4129 domain-containing protein: MRRFVTALIALFALVALVTAAGSFGGPDQPTLYSGTTPTEPMPVGPPPAPIGDAGNGTNATDSRDVIDRETPVPPQESGDGGGVSTLLVAGLFGGLLVAAVVAVLLTRDDARAPPRDESGGGGPDGPPTPTVEPTYDSPADNAVVRAWRRLRDRSGADETATPGETAAAAVDRGYPDDAVESVTRGFEAVRYARRSPTDEQDRRARELSDRLDAGADAGTDGGENA; encoded by the coding sequence GTGAGACGATTCGTGACCGCCCTGATCGCCCTCTTCGCGCTGGTCGCGCTCGTGACGGCCGCCGGGTCGTTCGGCGGTCCCGACCAGCCGACGCTGTACTCCGGAACGACGCCGACCGAACCGATGCCGGTCGGGCCGCCCCCCGCCCCAATCGGCGACGCTGGAAACGGCACGAACGCGACCGACTCGCGCGACGTGATCGACAGGGAAACACCGGTTCCGCCCCAGGAGAGCGGTGACGGTGGCGGCGTCTCGACGCTGCTCGTCGCCGGCCTCTTCGGTGGCCTGCTCGTCGCGGCCGTCGTGGCCGTCCTGTTGACCAGGGACGACGCCAGAGCGCCGCCGCGAGACGAGAGCGGCGGCGGCGGGCCCGACGGACCGCCCACACCGACGGTCGAACCGACCTACGACTCGCCCGCCGACAACGCGGTCGTCCGCGCGTGGCGCCGCCTGCGCGACCGCTCGGGCGCCGACGAGACGGCGACGCCCGGTGAGACGGCGGCGGCGGCCGTCGACCGGGGCTACCCCGACGACGCCGTCGAGAGCGTGACCCGCGGGTTCGAGGCGGTCCGATACGCCCGGCGGTCCCCGACGGACGAACAGGACCGGCGCGCTCGCGAGCTGTCCGACCGGCTCGACGCCGGCGCCGACGCCGGGACCGACGGCGGTGAGAACGCGTGA
- a CDS encoding DUF7269 family protein translates to MSRRRRALLAVGLAAVVAGVVLTFRPGLVAFDWATLATLGIWVVALAGVAAAAFERFESDDAPLGGLPRVGERPDYGVPGDDLAAAVADAGAGQRDAADRDRVRERLRLAVVDALERFAGDTPEEAERRVAEGSWTDDPDAAALFADGDDSRHEGVEPDFDRRAERAAAAVARLRDRTDRGEAIGTDRSDRVGDSRRSGGVADD, encoded by the coding sequence GTGAGTCGACGCCGTCGAGCCCTGTTGGCGGTGGGACTCGCCGCCGTCGTCGCCGGGGTCGTCCTGACGTTCCGGCCGGGACTGGTCGCGTTCGACTGGGCGACGCTGGCGACGCTCGGCATCTGGGTCGTCGCACTCGCGGGCGTCGCGGCCGCGGCTTTCGAACGGTTCGAGAGCGACGACGCGCCGCTCGGCGGTCTCCCGCGGGTGGGCGAACGGCCCGACTACGGCGTGCCCGGCGACGACCTCGCCGCGGCGGTCGCGGACGCCGGCGCCGGCCAGCGCGACGCGGCCGACCGCGACCGCGTCCGCGAGCGGTTGCGCCTCGCCGTCGTCGACGCGCTGGAGCGGTTCGCGGGCGACACGCCCGAAGAGGCCGAACGCCGAGTCGCCGAGGGCTCGTGGACCGACGACCCCGACGCGGCCGCGCTGTTCGCCGACGGCGACGACTCCCGCCACGAGGGCGTCGAGCCCGACTTCGACCGGCGGGCCGAGCGCGCCGCGGCGGCCGTCGCACGGCTCCGGGACCGAACTGACCGGGGCGAAGCGATCGGCACGGACCGGAGCGATCGAGTCGGCGATTCGCGCCGTTCCGGAGGTGTCGCCGATGACTGA